Genomic DNA from Catellatospora sp. TT07R-123:
AGGCCCGGGGCGGCAAGGATGGAGGCGGGTGCGGAAGAGGTGTCGTTGGCCACGCGGCCAGACTAGCGTAGAGTCGATGTTGCGTCGATTACTGAGTCGATTTGGGGAGGGCTCGTGGAGCCGCAATTGCCGGAGGCGGAACTCGCCGCGGCGTACGCCCGCTGTCGTGAGCTGCACCGACAGCACGGCCGCACCTACTACCTGGCCACCCGCCTGCTGCCGGGGTGGAAGCGCCCGCACGTGCACGCGCTCTACGGCTTCACCCGCCACGCCGACGAGATCGTCGACCGCACCGAGGAGCTGCCGCCCGCGCAGCGGGCCCGGCTGCTGCGCGACTGGTCCGACCGGTTCGTGGCCGGGCTGCACGGTGCCCGCACCGACGACCCGCTGCTGCCCGCGGTCCTGCACACCATCGCCGCGTTCGACCTGGACCGGGCCGACTTCGCCTCGTTCCTGCACTCCATGGCCATGGACCTGGAGATCACCGCGTACGCCGACTACGACGCGCTGCTGGAGTACATGGAGGGCTCGGCGGCGGTGATCGGCACGATGATGCTGCCGATCCTCGACCCGGCCGACCCGGCCGCCGCCCGCGAGCCCGCCCGGCAGCTCGGACTGGCGTTCCAGCTCACCAACTTCATCCGCGACGTCGCCGAGGACCTCGACCGCGGCCGGGTCTACCTGCCGCAGGAGGACCTGCGCCGGTTCGGGGTCACCGACGCCGAACTGCACGAGTGCGCGCGGCGGCATGCGGCGACCCCGGCCGTGCGCGAGCTGGTCCGGTTCGAGATCGCCCGTGCCCGTGCCCACTACGCCCTGGCCGCGCCGGGCGTCACCATGCTCGCCCCGACCTCGCAGGCCTGCATCCGCACCGCCTACCACCTGTACGCGGGCATCCTCGACGAGGTCGAGCAGGCCGGGCACGACGTGTTCGCCCGGCGCGCCGTGGTGCCGAACCGGCGGCGGCTGGCGGTGGCCGCGCGCTGCCTGCTCACCCGCCCCGGCACGCCGGTCGCCGCGCCGCCGGTGCCGTCCCCGCAGCCGGTGTGCTGATGGACCCGCTGCGCTACCTGCTGATCCTCGCCGCGTGCCTGGCCGTGACGCTGCCGCTGGAGCTGCTGCTCGGCGCCCGGGTCTACCGCCGCCCGCGCCGCCTGCTGGCCGCGCTCGCCCCGGTGGTCGCCCTGTTCGTGCTGTGGGACCTGGCCGCGGTCGCCCGCGGGCACTGGTGGTTCGACCCCCGCTACACCACCGGCGCCCGCCTGCTCGGGCTGCCCGTCGAGGAGTGGCTGTTCTTCGTCGTCGTCCCGCTGTGCGCGCTGCTCACGTACGAAGTGCTCGGCCGCGCCGGCCATCTGCTCCGCTCGCCCGCCCATCCCGAGGAAAGGAAGGGCACCCTCTCGCCAGAATCGGTGGCAGAGGGTGCCCCTCTCGACGTCGCAGCCCGTGGGGGCCGACGTGGGCGGTGAGTACACCGTCGCCGCGGTCGCCGCGTCCGTGGCGGTGGTGGCGCTGGAGCTGGGCGTGCTGCGCACCGGGCTGCTGCGCAGCGTCCGCTACTGGGTCACCCTGGCCATCGCGTTCGCGTTCCAGGTGCCGGTCGACGGCTGGCTGACCCGGCCGGACGCGACCGTCGTGCACTACGACGACGCCGCGATCTCCGGCCTGCGGGCGCCGTGGCACATCCCGGTCGAGGACTACGGCTTCGGCTTCGCCCTGGTCACGCTGACCCTGCTGCTCTGGCTCAAGCTGCGCCCGGCCCACCGCGGACAGGGCGCCGATGAGTGAGCCGAGCCTGCTCGGCAGCCTGCTGCGCGCGGGATTCGACCGGATGGTGCGCCGCGACCTGCGCGGGGTGTACCTGCGAGGCGGCCTGCCCGCCGGCCCGTTCGTCTGGGCCGCCAACCACCACAGCTGGTGGGACCCGTTCGTCGCCTCGGCGGTGCTGCACCGGGCCGGGCGCCCGGTCTGCCTGCTGATGCTCCAGGAGAACCTGGACCGCTACCGGTTCGTCCGGCGCCTCGGCGTCTTCGGCACCGCCGAGCTGGCCACCGGCCTGCGGCTGCTGAAACGGGGCCGCACCCTGGT
This window encodes:
- a CDS encoding phytoene/squalene synthase family protein; protein product: MEPQLPEAELAAAYARCRELHRQHGRTYYLATRLLPGWKRPHVHALYGFTRHADEIVDRTEELPPAQRARLLRDWSDRFVAGLHGARTDDPLLPAVLHTIAAFDLDRADFASFLHSMAMDLEITAYADYDALLEYMEGSAAVIGTMMLPILDPADPAAAREPARQLGLAFQLTNFIRDVAEDLDRGRVYLPQEDLRRFGVTDAELHECARRHAATPAVRELVRFEIARARAHYALAAPGVTMLAPTSQACIRTAYHLYAGILDEVEQAGHDVFARRAVVPNRRRLAVAARCLLTRPGTPVAAPPVPSPQPVC
- a CDS encoding lycopene cyclase domain-containing protein; translation: MDPLRYLLILAACLAVTLPLELLLGARVYRRPRRLLAALAPVVALFVLWDLAAVARGHWWFDPRYTTGARLLGLPVEEWLFFVVVPLCALLTYEVLGRAGHLLRSPAHPEERKGTLSPESVAEGAPLDVAARGGRRGR
- a CDS encoding lycopene cyclase domain-containing protein, whose protein sequence is MGGEYTVAAVAASVAVVALELGVLRTGLLRSVRYWVTLAIAFAFQVPVDGWLTRPDATVVHYDDAAISGLRAPWHIPVEDYGFGFALVTLTLLLWLKLRPAHRGQGADE